From the Haemophilus parainfluenzae genome, the window AGATCGTCCCATGCGTAGGCTAAATAGGTTGAACCAACAACATTGCCCACACCCACCCACATAAAGTGAACTTGACCTTCCATTGAGCGATACATCCAACCGGTTTCACATCCGCCCGCTAACACGATACCGAAGCCAAATAATAAACCACCGATAATTGCATTTGGACCCGCCCACATGATTTTGGCTGGTACGCCTAATTGAATGTAGCTAAATACGCCAAGCGTACCCACGATAATACCGAAGATGATTGCTTTTGCCATATAAGCACGGCCGGTTACCCATAAATCACGGAAAGCGGATGTAAAGCAGATTTGAGCACGTTCAATTAATAAGCCGAAAGCTAACCCACAAAGCATCGCAAAACCCAGTTTGACGGAGTTTGTCATCACATAAAGTGAAGCAATCAGGTAAGCAAAAAAGACCACCATACCAATCCAAAAACGACGATTCGCTTGTTTTGGATCGGTTTCTTGTAATTTTGCTGCGCCTTTTTTCAATTCTAATTTCACGCGGAACATCGGAAGTAAGGTGACTTTTACCCCTGCGTAAGTGCCCACGGCAGTGGCAATAGTGAAGAACCAAGCGTGAACAGAAAATTGAGGAATGCCTGTGAAGAGAGAGGCAAGGTTGCAGCCCATTGCTAAACGTGCACCAAAACCGGCTAATGCACCCCCAATGAGGGCTTGAACAATACGACGTTTGTGCGGTTGATTACGCCATTTTACGTTGTTTGCCCAAAGAGCAGCAGAAATACACCCCGCGAACATACCTAAAATCATCACGCCATCAATACGGGTGAAGATCGTGCCTTGCATGCCGATAATTTTATAATAGCTCCAGTCGGACACATCGACGCCTAGCGCTTGCAAAGCATGACCGCCCCAACGAGTAAATTCCCCCGTAACCGCCCAATAAGTGCCGGTTACCCCAAAGTAATAAGCTGAAATAAGCCCCGCAGCAATGACTGCCGCGACAGGATTCCAGTATTTAATCAAATAATTTTGTTTAAATTGTTGCAAAATCTCTTTCATGAGAGAGTTAATCCTTAAACTGATGAAATGATAATTTGCAAGTGTGGTATAAAATGAAGAGATTTTTGAAGTGTCTGCCATTTTCCTATACACAAAACTTGCGATATAAGACAAATGAATTGTCGAACAAGATAATAGCATTTGTTTTTGGGCAATGCACGAGGGGAAGGATAATTATTTGTGGGTAATTTTGAGAGAAGGACAGACTTGTGGTCTGTCCAACTATTAGACGGGTAATTTCATTTCTCGGATACGCATGGTTAATCCATCGATTAGCAATAAACGTCCACATAAATTTGAACCGATTTTTAACCGCACTTTAATGGCTTCTAAGGCTTGAATAGAGCCAACAACGCCCACAATTGGGGCTAGTACGCCCGCCTCTACACAACTTAAAACATTTTGCCCAAAGAGCTGGCTAAGTTGGCGATAGGTTGGGGTATTGGGTTCATAAGTAAAGACAGAAACTTGCCCTTCTAAACGGATCGCCGCACCAGAAATTAGCGGGATCTTCGCTTTTTCGCAACCACGATCGAGCGCATTACGAATATCCACGTTATCGGTACAATCTAATATCACATCAAAGTGCGGTATGATTTCCGCGAGTTTTTCTTCGGAAAGTTGTGCATTGATGGTTTCAATTTCGACATGAGGATTAATCTGCTGTAACGCGATTTTAGCCGATTCTACTTTAGGCATATTTAATCGGCTATCAGTATGCAACACCTGACGTTGCAAATTAGAAAGCGATACGGTGTCGAAATCCAACAAGGTTAAATAACCCACGCCAGCGGCGGCAAGATATTGACTTGCTGCACAGCCTAAACCGCCCAGACCGACAATTAACATGCGGCTGTCTTTGAGTTTTTCTTGTCCGTCAAAATCAACCGCTTTTAAGATGATTTGGCGGTTATAACGCAGTTCTTCTTCGTAGCTTAATTCAGCCATTATCGCCCCAATAGGTGATTAAACGGTTCAATGGTGACGATTTCGCCCGCAGCGACATTGCCGCGATCTTTTTCAAGACGAATAAAGCAGTTACTTTTCACAAAAGAACTGAATAAATGCGAGCCTTGGAAACCAACAGGGTGCACTTCAAGTTGACCATTTTCATTAATTTGATAGAAACCACGTTGGAAATCTAAACGTCCTGGTGATTTTTTCAAATTGGTTTGGGCAATTGCTTGAAAGTGCGGTTGTTTTTTCGGGTGTTTTTTACCGCTTAATTTGGCAATAGCCGGTTGAACCAATTGATAGAATGTCACTAATGCAGAAACCGGATTGCCAGGTAAACCGCAGAACCAAGCATTTTCTAATTTACCAAATGCAAATGGTTTGCCAGGTTTCATCGCAATTTTCCAGAAATTCACCTGACCGACTTTTTCTAATACAGTTTTCGTGAAGTCAGCCTCACCCACCGAAACGCCGCCGCTTGTGATCACAAGATCTGTCTGAGCTTGTGCTTTCACAAAAGCCGTTTCAAATTCGGCTTGGTTATCTGGCAGAATACCAAAATCAAGCACATCACAATTTAATTTTTCTAGTATTAATTTCACGGTGAAACGGTTGGTATCATAAATTTGTCCTGCTTGTAATGGTTGACCGACTGGGACTAATTCATCACCGGTTGAAAGCACGGCCACTTTTAATCGTGGGTAAGCTTTGACTTCTGCGATGCCTAATGAGGCGAGTAAAGGTAAAGAAACGGCATTTAACTCATCGCCTTGATGTAATACCACATCACCTTTTTTCACATCTTCACCAATACGGCGAATATTCTGATTGGCTTTAGGCAAGGCCGCAAAGGTAACAGAACCATCTTCATTGACGGTGACCTCTTCTTGCATAACCACCGCATCGGCACCTTCAGGAATCATTGCACCCGTCATAATTCTGACCGCACTTTGTGCTACCCATTCCCCTTGAAATGGATTACCCGCAAAGGATTTTCCCGCAACAGAAAGCGTCATGGATTGCTGTAAATCGGCTAAACGAACCGCATAGCCATCCATCGCGGAGTTATCAAAAGAAGGCACGTTAATTGGAGAAATCACATCTTCCGCACAGACACGATCCGCGGCTTCAGTTAAAGCCAGTGTTTCAGTTTTTGTTGGGAAGGGAAGTTGGTTGAGCATTTGCGCCAAGGCATCTTCAAGTGGCAACATAATCAATCCTTTGGGTTGAGCGAAATAAAAGTGGATATATTGTAGCCCGAAATACAATATGAAGGAAATTAATAAATTAGGGTGATTTTTCGCATTTTACGAATAATTCATCTTTTGCTAAAATGCCGCATTATTTTTTTATAAATGGAAAGTGAATGAACGCGATTTCACCTGATGCGGAAAATGTCCGCCGAGCCTTGGTAGCCAAAGGCATCGAAACCCCAATGATTGATCCGACTCAATGTAAAGATGAGCGCCGTGCGGTGATTGCTTCGCATATGCGTGAAGTGATGAAATTGATTGGGTTAGATCTGCGTGATGATAGCCTAGAAGAAACGCCAAATCGCTTAGCTAAAATGTTTATTGATGAAATTTTCAGTGGGATGGATTATGCCAATTTCCCGAAAATGACGAAAATTAAAAACCAAATGAAAGTGAGCGAAATGGTGCAGGTGAATGACATCACCTTGACCAGTACTTGCGAACATCATTTTGTGACGATTGATGGCAATGTTGCTGTGGCATATTATCCAAAAGATTGGGTAATTGGCTTGTCTAAAATCAATCGCATTGTGGCGTTTTTTGCACAGCGTCCACAAGTGCAAGAGCGTTTAACCGAACAGCTTTTAACGGCATTTCAAACCATTTTAGAAACCGATGATGTGGCAGTTTATGTGAAAGCGACACATTTCTGTGTGAAAGCTCGCGGAGTAAAAGATACCCATAGTTATACCGTGACATCAGCCTATGGCGGGGTCTTTTTAGAAGATCGCGAAACTCGCAAAGAATTTTTATCTTCTATTCAGAAGTAATGGAAAAAGCACCGAGCATTCGGTGCTTTTTGTTTAAGATTTAGTTTTTAACACTTAATTTCTCAAATTCATCGAAGAATGTTGGGAAGGTTTTAGCCGTACATTTCGGATCTAAAATCGTGACGGGGGTATCCGATAATGCAATTAACGCAAAGCACATTGCCATACGGTGATCGTTATAGGTCTCAATTTCGGAATGTTTAAATTGAGAAAGGGCAAGCGGTTGAATTCGAATAAAATCTTCACCTTCTTCAACCTCTGCACCGACTTTTCGTAACTCGGCAGCCATAGCTGAAAGGCGATCGGTCTCTTTCACTCGCCAGTTATAAATATTGCGAATAACGGTTTCACCCTTTGCAAATAAGGCGGTTGTCGCTATTGTCATGGCTGCATCAGGAATGTGGTTCATATCCATATCAATACCGTGGAGCTCAGCTTGTTCTGCTTGAATAAAATCTTCACCCCAAGTGATTTTGGCGCCCATTTTTTCTAGCACATTGGCAAATAGGCGGTCACCTTGAATAGAATGCTTACCTATTCCTGTCACTTTTACATTGCCTTTAATCGCGGCGGCAGCAAGGAAATAAGAGGCGGATGAAGCATCACCTTCTACCATATATTTGCCAGGTGAGACATAGGATTGGTTACCTTTTACCTTAAACACTTGATAATGTTGATTTTCAACCGAAACACCAAAATCTTTCATCATGGCGAGGGTAATATCAATATAAGGTTTTGAAACTAAATCACCCACAATATGGATATCTAAATCGCCTTCAGCAAGCGGTGCAGCCATTAAAAGTGCGGTCAAAAATTGAGAAGAAATTGAGCCATCAATTTTAACCAGGCCACCTTTAATCCCTTGATTGCGAATCGCAACTGGTGGGTAACCGTCATTTTCTAAATAACGAACATTGGCACCCGCTTGAAGAAGTGCATCTACCAAATGTTTAATTGGGCGTTCTTTCATACGAGGCTCACCGGTCAAAATGACTTCACCTTCTGTGTTGCCTTTTAAACAAAGCGCAGCCGTTAAAGGACGCATGGCCGTACCGGCATTGCCGAGGAACAGTGATAAGC encodes:
- the yedE gene encoding selenium metabolism membrane protein YedE/FdhT gives rise to the protein MKEILQQFKQNYLIKYWNPVAAVIAAGLISAYYFGVTGTYWAVTGEFTRWGGHALQALGVDVSDWSYYKIIGMQGTIFTRIDGVMILGMFAGCISAALWANNVKWRNQPHKRRIVQALIGGALAGFGARLAMGCNLASLFTGIPQFSVHAWFFTIATAVGTYAGVKVTLLPMFRVKLELKKGAAKLQETDPKQANRRFWIGMVVFFAYLIASLYVMTNSVKLGFAMLCGLAFGLLIERAQICFTSAFRDLWVTGRAYMAKAIIFGIIVGTLGVFSYIQLGVPAKIMWAGPNAIIGGLLFGFGIVLAGGCETGWMYRSMEGQVHFMWVGVGNVVGSTYLAYAWDDLAPVLALDYEKLNLLKSFGPVGGLLVNYGLLILCLIAVVWWERHFLKKAKAKIAAANPQACGC
- the moeB gene encoding molybdopterin-synthase adenylyltransferase MoeB, with product MAELSYEEELRYNRQIILKAVDFDGQEKLKDSRMLIVGLGGLGCAASQYLAAAGVGYLTLLDFDTVSLSNLQRQVLHTDSRLNMPKVESAKIALQQINPHVEIETINAQLSEEKLAEIIPHFDVILDCTDNVDIRNALDRGCEKAKIPLISGAAIRLEGQVSVFTYEPNTPTYRQLSQLFGQNVLSCVEAGVLAPIVGVVGSIQALEAIKVRLKIGSNLCGRLLLIDGLTMRIREMKLPV
- the moeA gene encoding molybdopterin molybdotransferase MoeA: MLPLEDALAQMLNQLPFPTKTETLALTEAADRVCAEDVISPINVPSFDNSAMDGYAVRLADLQQSMTLSVAGKSFAGNPFQGEWVAQSAVRIMTGAMIPEGADAVVMQEEVTVNEDGSVTFAALPKANQNIRRIGEDVKKGDVVLHQGDELNAVSLPLLASLGIAEVKAYPRLKVAVLSTGDELVPVGQPLQAGQIYDTNRFTVKLILEKLNCDVLDFGILPDNQAEFETAFVKAQAQTDLVITSGGVSVGEADFTKTVLEKVGQVNFWKIAMKPGKPFAFGKLENAWFCGLPGNPVSALVTFYQLVQPAIAKLSGKKHPKKQPHFQAIAQTNLKKSPGRLDFQRGFYQINENGQLEVHPVGFQGSHLFSSFVKSNCFIRLEKDRGNVAAGEIVTIEPFNHLLGR
- the folE gene encoding GTP cyclohydrolase I FolE, which encodes MNAISPDAENVRRALVAKGIETPMIDPTQCKDERRAVIASHMREVMKLIGLDLRDDSLEETPNRLAKMFIDEIFSGMDYANFPKMTKIKNQMKVSEMVQVNDITLTSTCEHHFVTIDGNVAVAYYPKDWVIGLSKINRIVAFFAQRPQVQERLTEQLLTAFQTILETDDVAVYVKATHFCVKARGVKDTHSYTVTSAYGGVFLEDRETRKEFLSSIQK
- the aroA gene encoding 3-phosphoshikimate 1-carboxyvinyltransferase, which gives rise to MKAITLEPISRIEGEINLPGSKSLSNRALLLAALAKGTTTVTNLLDSDDIRHMLNALKALGVNYQLSEDKTCCEVEGLGGTFQVENGLSLFLGNAGTAMRPLTAALCLKGNTEGEVILTGEPRMKERPIKHLVDALLQAGANVRYLENDGYPPVAIRNQGIKGGLVKIDGSISSQFLTALLMAAPLAEGDLDIHIVGDLVSKPYIDITLAMMKDFGVSVENQHYQVFKVKGNQSYVSPGKYMVEGDASSASYFLAAAAIKGNVKVTGIGKHSIQGDRLFANVLEKMGAKITWGEDFIQAEQAELHGIDMDMNHIPDAAMTIATTALFAKGETVIRNIYNWRVKETDRLSAMAAELRKVGAEVEEGEDFIRIQPLALSQFKHSEIETYNDHRMAMCFALIALSDTPVTILDPKCTAKTFPTFFDEFEKLSVKN